The Brevinematia bacterium genome includes the window GTATGGTAACCTTGAAGTTTTCCCCATAGTTATAGAAACCAGCAAGTGAATTCTGCAACCAATCTGAGATCATTTGGAACCAGCTAACTTCAAATGTCCATGTGGAAGCAGACTTAAGTTCCTGTACTCCTCCTTGTCTATGGCTGGCGGACCAGAGTTCAAAAACAGTTGGCTCTCTGAAAGCTTTACCTACTAACAGCTTGAATGCACTTCCTTCAAATGGCTTTACTACCACACCACTTCTCGGGTTAAGTTCAATTCTTGATTGATTGCTGACAATATAAACATCACCTCTACCACCAAGCGTCAAAAACAAGAATTCACTAATAAGTGGAACTTCCCATTGCAGGTAAGACCCTATTTTTGTCCAAGAAGCAAGCTGCTTATTTAGATCAACCGGTGGATGGAATTCTATAACATTCGTGGGTGCTGAAATCAAAGTAGACCAATCAACTCTGTTCCAAGATGCTCCTACTCCTCTTAGGATATCCAAAACGACGCCTACTGTTAGCCTATGTTTCTCAGCAAAATACAAAACAGCCTGCAATTCTGTCTGGAATCTTAGGCTTCCCGGAGACTTAAGATTAGAATAAAATCCTCTCCAAGCTTCAACATCTCCTCTTGTTATGTTAGTATCTTGAGTATTCGTTGGATATCCTGTTGGAGTTAGATCCAGAATATCACTAACTTGAGTATGATTGCCCCAGAGGTAATCCTGCCAAGCTCTCTGCTCAAACTTTAGCTTAAGAAAATCCTTAATTATAAATGACTCAAATCCCCCAAAGAGTATTCTTTGATCTCTACCATCCTCATCAAAGTAATACACCCACTGGATATCCTGAACTCCCCTTCCGTCAACTTGGTAGTTATAGACGCCTCCTAGATAGAAAGGACCATAGCTTATTTTGGCGTATAGATATCTGTTATATCCGGTATCAGCATAATCCCACATTGAGTAAACAGGTCTTCTGCTAATATTAGGAGTTTGAGGTGCGTAAACCTGGTAATTAGTAACCTGAGTATGGAAATTAGGACCATCCGTTAAGAAAACTCTACCAAACACCTTATACTTAATTTCCCCAATTTCACCACCCAGCATAACAGAAGGCGAGATTGTGTTGTATGAGCCAAATTTTACTCCACCCTTGATACCATTGATCTCCTTTTCGTCATAGGTGACCAAGTTTATAACACCACCAACGGCGTTAGCACCATAGAGAGAGGATGCTGGTCCTTGGACAACCTCAATTCTTTTGACATGAAACAGAGGATAATTGTGACTT containing:
- a CDS encoding TonB-dependent receptor; translation: MKRFSLLTLLSFSSILFFVVGSYPQIMEEDFFKIEESIVVAATKQKQTVSEAPATVYTFDDRVLKTLGFSELSHILRFVPGIDVYDPEFFLFGGQRGFVGAFDTTLVLLDGVEMNNNIAGESFISHNYPLFHVKRIEVVQGPASSLYGANAVGGVINLVTYDEKEINGIKGGVKFGSYNTISPSVMLGGEIGEIKYKVFGRVFLTDGPNFHTQVTNYQVYAPQTPNISRRPVYSMWDYADTGYNRYLYAKISYGPFYLGGVYNYQVDGRGVQDIQWVYYFDEDGRDQRILFGGFESFIIKDFLKLKFEQRAWQDYLWGNHTQVSDILDLTPTGYPTNTQDTNITRGDVEAWRGFYSNLKSPGSLRFQTELQAVLYFAEKHRLTVGVVLDILRGVGASWNRVDWSTLISAPTNVIEFHPPVDLNKQLASWTKIGSYLQWEVPLISEFLFLTLGGRGDVYIVSNQSRIELNPRSGVVVKPFEGSAFKLLVGKAFREPTVFELWSASHRQGGVQELKSASTWTFEVSWFQMISDWLQNSLAGFYNYGENFKVTIPEHGIGVIEVPIVRIWGAEEYLKITLPFYKDVQITLGYTYQKGLQSYWKTEVQGTTTNSNFVDGGVPTIPEHKGSIILSYRPIDNVYVSLLNYIVGEIDPGPANSLSTTLKRLPAYWIVDLSVLANNIFSFGGVSYDLNIAIRNLLNQEWWNLNPRNGGSGLNPAAFPQKGVNFEITLTGRL